From Vitis vinifera cultivar Pinot Noir 40024 chromosome 5, ASM3070453v1, the proteins below share one genomic window:
- the LOC104879335 gene encoding glycine-rich cell wall structural protein 1-like produces the protein MAAVATTSQWPARPAGLTPRFQVDSSRPIKSLGFRDTKVDCNPGESGSSTVGGVGTRGNPKGRVGSVGQGENHGGYKGVGGGGSGGGVYGGVPSTGGAEGGEKGGKGGNYGGQEGGESGSGTGRLGGTSGQVPSFGGNGENRNCTDGGGGGGKRSGDVPVGDQGSGGGGNNDGSSGVGGSDDSDDNGNESSGGGEEAGGVGMGGNSGGGGGGGGGGGGLGGFGGGFGAGGGGGYGGSGGGGGGGGGGGGGFGGGFGFGGGFGSGGGHGR, from the exons ATGGCAGCAGTAGCAACGACCTCTCAGTGGCCAGCTCGGCCGGCTGGTCTGACACCACGGTTTCAA gtGGATAGCTCCAGGCCCATTAAAAGTCTTGGTTTCAGGGATACAAAAGTGGATTGCAATCCTGGAGAGAGTGGCAGCAGCACTGTTGGTGGAGTAGGGACTAGGGGCAATCCCAAAGGAAGAGTTGGGTCCGTAGGACAAGGTGAAAATCATGGTGGTTATAAGGGTGTTGGAGGTGGTGGATCCGGGGGAGGAGTATACGGTGGTGTGCCCAGTACTGGTGGTGCAGAAGGTGGTGAAAAAGGAGGAAAAGGTGGCAATTATGGTGGTCAAGAAGGTGGCGAAAGTGGTAGTGGTACTGGTAGGTTAGGTGGGACATCTGGTCAGGTACCTAGTTTTGGTGGTAATGGGGAAAACAGGAACTGTACTGATGGAGGTGGGGGTGGGGGAAAGAGGAGTGGGGATGTTCCCGTTGGTGATCAAGGCAGTGGAGGTGGAGGAAACAATGACGGATCCTCTGGAGTTGGTGGCAGTGATGATAGTGATGATAACGGAAATGAGAGTAGTGGTGGAGGGGAAGAAGCTGGTGGGGTTGGGATGGGAGGGAATTCTGGAGGTGGCGGCGGCGGTGGTGGGGGAGGAGGAGGGTTGGGTGGGTTTGGTGGAGGATTTGGAGCTGGAGGTGGCGGAGGATATGGTGGAAGTGgcggtggaggtggaggtggaggtggggGAGGCGGTGGTTTTGGTGGTGGTTTTGGATTTGGGGGTGGCTTTGGCAGTGGAGGTGGTCATGGGCGCTGA